Genomic window (Haloarcula limicola):
CACCGTCTGCGGGACGACGTTCGACACCGCCCGCACGACCTGCCCCGCGTGTGACAGTCAGATATACCGAACGAGAACCAGAACGCCGAACGCGCGGTTCAACCTGCTGTTCGCGATGACGCTCGCCGGCCTCGAAGCGACCTACAACGTCGTGACGGGGAAGTACCCCAAAGAAGGGTCCCGCACCTGAGTGCGGCGGACCGAAGGGGAACCGGAATACACACAACGGACCCGTTCGCTACACCGGGCATGGCACGAACCGTCGACGACCTCCGAAACGAGATCAGACAGGCCGTCGGGCGCTACGAGCGCGTCGAATCGACCGCCTTCACCAAGGAGGCCCTCGCCGCTATCTGCGATGCCGTCGGGTACGACGTCGACTCGAACGCGCTCCCGCCCAAGCCGCAGATGCGAGCCGGGATCCTCTGGCGAATCGGCGAGTTAGACGACGACGACCCGTCGCGGGCGGAACGTCCGTTCCGGAAGACCCAGTTGCAGGCGATCGCCGACGCGTTAGAACGGGAGGAGTGACGGGACACCGGCCCGCCGACGCCGCCGTGGCGTCTGTCAGCCGGACTGGGACTCGTCGCTCGGCTCGGCCTCGTTCAGTATCGCTCGGAAGAAGACGAGCAGCGGGATGATCTCGAGTCGGCCCATCCACATGTTGACGGTCAACATCAGCTTCACGCCGGCCGCCACCGCCGGCTTCGAGAGCGACGAGGGCGTCACGATGCCGCTGACCAGTCCGACGTTCCCCTGGGCGCTGGCGACTGTGAACAGCACGTTCCGCAGCGGAACCCCCTCCGGTCCGATCGGCAGCAGGACGAGGAGGACGAACACGCCCAGCAGGTAGACCGTCAGCCAGAGCAGCGTGATAGTCACCGCGTTGGCGTAGTTCTCGGAGGAGTACTGCCCCGAGACGGACTTGTCGATGGAGTCGGCGAGCGTCTCGTCCGGAAACGGGTCTCGAATGCGCGACCGGAGCCCGCGACTGATACTGATTCCGCGAATGATCTTGATACCGCTCGCCGTCGACCCCGACGCGCCGCCGAGGGCCATCGCCATCGTCAACAGCAGTATCGAGATGGTCGGCCACTTCCGACCGACGCTCGAGACGGTGTAGAACCCGGCGCCGGAGTTCGCGGAGACGAACTGGAAGACCGCGCGGAGCGCCGACTTAGAGAGGGAGGGGTAGACGGTGTGAGTGGCGAGGTTCCCGAGGACGAGGAGCGTCCCGCCGCAGACGGTAACGGCCAGCCACCGGATCTGTGAGTCGGTGAAGAGGTCCGAGAAATCCCGCTTGTACAGCAGGTAATAGGCGGGCAGGGGGATCGCGCCGATCAGCATTATCGGCAGCGCCGCCACCTGGATCTGCGGGCCGTAGGCCTTGAAGCTCGTATCGGTGACGACGAAGCCGCCGGTCGACAGCCCCGTCATCGCGTGGTTGAGGGCCTCCCACGCGGGCATGCCGACGACCCAGAAGAGGGCGGCGGAGAGGAGCGTCACGGCCGCGAAGACTCCCACCAGTAGCTTCGGCGAGTTCGACCGGTCGCCCGACTGGAACTGGCCGAGCGGCGACCGGGACTCGTAGAACTGGGTGAGCATGGAGTTCCCGGACTGGTTCACGATGGCGACCGTGAACACGATCACGCCGAGGCCGCCGAGCCACTGGGAGAGCGAGCGCCACCACAGGAGCGTGTGCGGTAGCTCGCTCTCCTTTCGCGCCATCGTCAGCCCGCTCCCGGTGAGGCCGCTCATCGACTCGAACCACGCGTTGACCGGCCGGCGGAACGCCCGAAGCGTGGAATCGGTCGCTGAGTCCGGTACCGGGAGGACGGCCGGGTCGAGGGCGACCGTCCACGCGACGGCGAGGAACGGGAGCGTCCCCGCCAGCGCGGCGACGAACCAGACCGCCCCCGCGGAGGCGAAGACCTCCGCCTTCGAGGCGTCGTCGGCCGCCGAGCAGAGCCGCGTCAGCGTCCAGCCGACGGCGAAGACGATTCCCATAGTGAGGAGCGTCCCCGGAATCGCGTAGTACTCCCCGTAGTAGAGGGAAACCACGACTAACGTTCCCATCACGGGGGCGAGGCGAGTGAGCGCCCGTCCGACGTTGTGACCGACCTGGCGGTAGTTAGTCATGGTCCCACACCCCTGTTGTAACTGCACTTGTCAGTGAGCATTTGATGTATAGTACCTGCGACGGCTATGAGGGCGAACCGCACCGCGTTCGCGCCGTTCGGCGTCAGTTACCGCTCTGTTCTCCGTCGTCCGAGTCGTCCGCCGAATCTCCGTTCGAATCGCTATCGTCTGAGTCGTCCGAGCCGCCGTCGTCCGAATCGCTATCGTTCGAGGCGTTATCGTCCGAACCGCCGTCGTCCGAATCGCTGTCGTCCGAATCTCCGTTCGAATCGCTATCGTCCGAGTCGCTATTGTCCGAGTCGCTATCGTCTGAACTATCGCCCGAGTCGCTCGAATCGTCCGACGAGTCGCTATTGTCCGAGTCGCTATCGTCTGAACTACCGCCCGAGTCGCTCGAATCGTCCGACGAATCGTCGTTCGAGTCGTCCGAATCGTCGTTCGACGCGTACTCGGCGTGGCTCCCGTAGGCGCTGATGCCGCCCGCGAGCGCGACGCCAACGCCGGCGGCGACGTCGTTCCAGTGGAGCACCGCGCTCGTCTCCCAGAGCACGGCGGCGACGACCAACCAAGCGCCGAATACCGCGATCGCCGCCGCGCTCCACTGACTCGCCGACTGGTCGCGTCTCGCGTACGTGTACGCCGCGAGGCCGACGAGCACGACACCGACGATGAGGTCGCTCCAGAAGTCCGCGAACGGGGCCTCGTAGAGGAAGGGCGGCCCGACGATCAGCCAGCACCCGACCGCGACGACCACGGCCGAGAGCCACTTGATCAGCGACGCCGTGTTCATCGGCCCGACCCTCCGTTCGGTCGTTCGGCCGCCGGTCGCGGCCCGACGGACCCGTGCGTGAGTGCGCTCGTCATATGTCCTCCTGGACCTGCTTGATTCCCTCGCCGATCGCGTCGCGCTTGAAGTACAGCGCTTCGATGGCGAACACTATCACGGCGATGGCGACGACGAGGACGAACACCGAGTACAGCTGCGTGTAGAGGTACCAGAGCAGCGCGCAGAAGAAGAACGCGCAGCCGGCGACGCCGACGAGCGGCGGGATCGCGGAGATGTCGGCCTCGTTGCGGTACAGGAAGGCGAGCGCGCACACCGAACCGAACACCACGATGTACATCAGCGAGGCGAACTCCACGACCGCCTCCAGGCTCCCGAAGCTCGTGAACAGCGCCGTCAGGACGCCGATGATGAGGACCGCGTACATCGGCACCGTCCGGTCGCCGTGCGCTCCCATCTCCTCGGGGAGGATGTCCTCGGACGCTAGGTTGTCCGCGAAGATAGCGCTGTTGAACAGCGTCGAGTTGACCGCGCTGGCGGTCGAGACCAGCGCCGAGATGCCGACCGCGAGCGCGAGATACTGGTTGATCTCCAGAGAGGCGAAGAGCAGCGCCGCCTCCGGCTGCGCGCCGACCGTCGCCGGCGGCAGCAGGCTCGTGATGACGAACCCGACGAGGATATAGATGAACGCGGCGATGCCGATAGACATGTATATGCCGCGTTTCAGCGTCTCTTTCGGGTTCTTGAACTCGCTCTGACTGTATAGCTGTAACTGCCATCCCTCGAAGGAGACGAACGAGACCGACGCAGCGATGAACGCGTTGATGCCGAACTCGGAGAGGCCAACGGTGAGGCTCTGATTGCTGAAGCCGAAAAACACCGCCCAGATGGCGAAGACGCTGATGATGCCGGCCTGTGCGAAGACCAGCCAGCGCTCGATGGAAGTCGACGAACCCGCTCCGAGGAGGTTGATCCCGATGAACAGGGCGACCATTCCGACCGAGAGGATGCGCCGCATCGGGAAGCCCCCGAGATAGGAGGCACCGATCATCATCTCGGCGAACGCCCCGAACGCGTAGGAGTACATCGCCATCGTACCGATGTAACCGACGACGAGCGTCCAGCCGACGACCGCCGCGCCCGTCGACCAGCCGGTCAGTTCCTCGATGTAACTGACCGAGCCGCCCTCGCTGTCCGTGATCTGGTTGATGTTGGTGTACGAGTACGCCGCACAGAGCACGACAATGGTCGCGATGGTGTACGAGAGCCACGTCAGGACGCCGGCGGCCGCCACGACGATGCCGATCGCCGCGTAGATGCCGCCGCCGACGATTCCGCCGACGCCGAGCGCGACGCTCGTCGGCAGTCCGAACTGGTTGCTCATCGGGAACCACCGCCCTGGTCGCTACCGAGGAAGTCGGTGTCGTTTATCGACATCACGTTGTTCGGACTCACGACGCGCGGGTTGAGCTGCGCGTTCTGATGAATCCGGAAGTTCCTGACCGTGTTCTTGTACCCGAAACTGTTCTGGTAGGAGTACGCCGGGAGGATAGCCCGGTCTTCGAGGGCTTCAGTGATGATGGACGCGTAGAGCTCTCGTCGTTTCTCCCGGTCAGTCGTCTTCCGCGCGCGCTTGATGTGCTCCATGAGGTCCGCGTTGTCGTAGAATAACCCCTGGGTCTTCCCCTCCTGATCGTGATGGAGCGTCTGATAGATGAACGAATCGGGGTCGGTGCCACCGTGGGTGCCGTCGATGTAGACCATGTAATCACTCGCCGAACCGCTGACGTGCTTCTCGAGATACCCCTCCCAGGTCGCCGGCGACACGGAAGCGCGCTGGCCGGCCTCGCGGATTCCGGTCGCCAGCTTGCGCCCGATCTCCTTGCGCTTGGGGTCCTTCGGGACGAGAATCTCGATCTCCTTGTTCACTCCGGCCTCGCTGAACAGCTGCTCGGCCTTCGAGGTATTCCGAGGGACCGACATGTCGCGCCACTTCTGTAACGGCATGTCCCACTCCTCGGCCATCTCCTTGGGCAGCGGGCTGTGCACCCGCTCGCCGACTGGCTCGATGAAGTTCTCGACCTCGTTGCCCATATCGATACAGTAGTCGATGGCCTTCCGAACCGTCTCGTCGGTGGTCGGCCCGTCGTTCATGTTGAAGCCGATATGGTAGGTACTGTGCCCCTTTCGCAGACCGACGTTCGTGCCGCTCCGCTTCGCGAGTCGGTCCTGGATCCGGGGAGAGACGGGTTCGATGATCCTGTTCCGCCCGGAGACGAGGCTCATCATCCGGGTTATCGGCGACTCCTGGTGAATGGCGGTTATCTTCGCGATAGCGGGTTTCGGCTCGCCCCAGTAGTCCTCCCAGCGGACGACCTTGGCCTTCTTCTCCTTCGAGAAGTGCCGTACCTCGAACGGACCGGAACCCACCGGTTCCTCCGCGAACTTCTCTCTGCCCGCCTCGCGGACCGACTTCGGCACGATCTCGTGCGTCAGGGAGTGAGTGAACGCCGGGTACGGGTACGCCAGGTTGAACCGGACGGTCCGGTCGTCGGGCGTATCGATCGATTCGATCATGTCGAACCGCCAGCTCTCGGGCGCGTCCTCCTCGACCGGGGCCTCGAACGAGTATTTAACGTCCTCTGCCAACACCGACTGCCCGTTCTGGAATGCGGCGTCCTCCCGTATCTCGACCGTATAGCGCCGATCGCTCCCATCAGTCTGCGGTCGACCGGTCGCGATCTGCGGAACGAGCTCGGTCGACTCGTCGTACGTGTAGAGACTGTCGAAGATCTTCTCGGCCATCTGTGCCGATCCGACGTCGTGGATCTCGATCGGATCGAGCGTGACGGGCGGGTGGAGTGTCCCGATACGGAGGTCGCCGCCGTCGGGCGTCGTCGGATTCGCCGAACAACCCGCGAGCGCCGTCGCTCCTGCCGTCCCGAGCCCCGTCAACAACTGTCGACGACTCAGGCCTTTCGTGTTGTCTGGCGACCGCAGTGACTCCTCGTTCCGGTCGCCGGTCTCACTGTCTGTACTCTCTGTCACGACCTAGTTTTGGAGACCCAACTGGACATGCCCTTTGCTGAATCATTCAGGCTACTTAAGTCAGCACCGCGTTTCAGCCCGGTCGGTTCGCTCGGGACACCCACACGCCTATGTCACTGCTGGCCGTCGCTTCCGATGAGATGGCAACAGCCGCAGAGATCAGTCTCCCGGCGGAGGAGTTCGCGCTCTGGGAGACTTTCACTCGAATACCGGATGTCGTGTTCGACGTCGAACGAGTGGTAGCCCACGGCGAGGCACGCGTGATGCCGATCCTCTGGGCCAGCGGTGCCGAGCTCGACGAGATCAGCGACGCGTTCGACGCCGACCCGAGCGTCGAAGACGAGGAGTTGCTCGTCGACCTGAACGACGAGTGGCTCTATCGGATGGCGTGGGTCGACGATATCGCGGCCGTGGTTCAATCGCTCGTCTACGAGGAGGGGACGATCACGGACGCCCACGGGAGAAACGACCGGTGGAGCTTCCGAATCGTCTTCCCCGACTCGGACGCGCTCTCGCGGACGTACCAATTCTGTCAGGAAGAGGACCTGACGATGGAGATCGAGAGCGTCACACAGATGGAGAGCGAACCCGGCACACAGTTCGGGCTCTCCGAGGTCCAGTACACGACTCTCATCACAGCCCACCGCGAGGGATACTTCGAGGTACCGCGTGAGACGACCGTCGAAGAACTCGCCGAGAAGCTCGACGTCTCGGCACAGTCGGTTTCCGAGCGACTCCGGCGTGGACACGAGAAGCTCATCAGCAGCGCGCTACCGACCGCCGTAGAGGAAGCGAGCGACGACGAGTGACTCTGTTTCTTCCTAAAGAGACCTGAATATTCGCACGGAAGGTTCGCGCCGACGCGTACCGTAGCTTCGGCCGGAGGGCACTCGTGACAGATCAGTATCAGTGTCAGTACTGCGACGCGGCGTTCGAGAGCGTGACCGAGCTGAACGACCATCGAGACGAGAACCACCAAGAGAAACTGGGCCCGTAAAGACCGGAGAGCGCGCTCCACCGGCTGCCGCCACCCGATCCAAATAATTACTATAATAATAGTAAATCGAGGCCAGTATTTTACGTCTCGGTCGTTTCTACGCGAATAGAATGAGCGCAGAACCCACGGCAGAGCGCGCGGACGCGGAACTGGAGACGGTGCTTCTCGCTATCGGAGGCCGCGACGATGCGCGTATGGACTCGCTCGTGACGACCGTTCGCGAGATCGCCCCGCCGAACGACGCGACCGTCGTGATCGCTCACGTCTTCGACAACGGGTCCTACCGAGAGGCGGTGGAGCGGATACTGGACGCCGAGACGGCGGACATCGAACCGGACGAACTCGCCGCGGAGATGGGCGTCACGCGGGTCGTGACCGAAGAGCTGGCCGACGACTCCATCGACTGTGAAGCGCGCGCCACGACCGGGAGACGCGGCGAGGGGATCGTCGAAATCGCCGAGGAGGTGGACGCCGACCGCGTCGTCGTCGGCGGTCGCCAGCGGTCGCCGGCCGGCAAAGCGGTCTTCGGTAGCACCGCCCAGACGGTGATGCTAAACGCTCCCTGCCCGGTGACGTTCGTCCGCGACCGAGCGTAATCGTTCACCACCTCGCAGCGTATCTATCAGTTATTCTGAAGAGTCGAGCCGGCCCGTATCGAGAGTGATCGTCACGCAGCCATAGAGATATGTTGTCAGAAATATACTGTGTTTCGTCCAATAATGAAACGTCTAAAGGATTCTTAGAGGGTTTCAGACGTTATCAGAAAGCGGCTAAAATGGGGTGAAACGGCGTTCTCTTCGTAAACAAATCCGAAACAGTACCAATCATCTGGCGCTTATATGATGATATGCGTTGATAGGTCCGAGTAAGGAAATCACCTATGTCGACCGCATCCTCCTCGCTTCCACGCCCGCCCGCGATCATCACCGTCGTCCAGTCGGCAGCAGTCACCGCCATCGAGGCGCTCGTGACGACCGTTCGGGGCCTCGCCTTCTGGGCGGCCATCCTGCTCCCGATCGTCATCTCTGCGACGCTGCTGGCCGGCGTCGTCGCCTCCTCACCCCACTTCGTGGGTAGTCTGTTCGTTCTGAACGTCGTGTGTGCCGTCTTCGGACAGAACTACTCGCCGGGCAGATGAGTCTGGAACGACCACGCTCACGAGAGCCGGATCGAAGAGATTCGAAGACGGTCCTGTTCTGTCCTACCTGCAACCACGAGAGCCCGATAGACGGTGAGTGGTTGTCCGACCGCTCGAGCGATTCCGACCGGTTGCTCTGTCCGCGCTGTGAAGCTGTCGTGGTCGACCGGTCACTCCGGTGATCCCACTCGTTTCCGGCTTTCTCTCTTTCTCTCTGGAGTCGCTCTGTTTTCGTTCGTCTCTCGGACCTGCTCCGGCCCGTCGATATCGAGATCGAACGGGGTCACACACCCCTCTATCGAAGTGTTGGGTAACCGGGAACGACCGCCGGCGAAAATTTCGATTGCCGGTCGATGGATCGAGAGCGGGCGAACCAGTATCGAACAGAGACGAGCGCAGTGACCCTCTTTCTACCGGTTTCGGACGATCACGGGGTAACAGTAGAAGAGACCGAACACTTCGATAGAGGAGAGACCGTCCGAACGAACTCGTCGAAAAGACACTTCGATAGAGGAGGGTGACTGCTCGGAGAAATCGCCGAGGAAACACATCGATAGTGGGGAGCGGGGCGGAGTGAAACTGATCAGCGAAAACACTTCGATAGAGGGGGGCGACTGTCAGAGCAAGCCGGCCGACACGACCCTCGACGGAGAGGTCGACCTGAGCGTTATTCTATCCGAGAAGGGAGCGCGCCCCGATCTCGCCTATCACTATCGGGAGGCGATAGGTCCGACATTCTGAACCGGTAGATATCGATGTCAGAGCGTCTCTGAACCGGTTCTACACTTCGATAGAGGGGTGTGGTGACCCGACGAACCACTCGGTCGGATCAGTCGGCTCTGTGAGCTAATCGAGCGACACCGGTGGGGTAAAAGAGGTGAAACAGAGGGGGAAATTTGGATAGGAGAAACGGGGAAGAAGAGAGTGAGACGTTCGATAGAGGAGGGTGACTGCTGGAGAATACCTGAGGAGACCGAGTACACGGAGACGACGCCGGTTCGAAACCGCTCAGTTATGACAGAACACTTCGATAGAGGGGTCTGTCGAGTCCGGCGTGTGTGAGTTACGCCTCGTTTCGGATCTGTGCCCTGACGACGGACTGTACCTCGTCGGCGGCGACCATCTCCAGTCGAGAGTCTTCCCTGAGAGTTTCGAGGATGGTTCGTGGCCGCTCGCCGAACTGGAACTCCAAGAACATCCCCGAGCTCGGACCGTGGCTCCGCCGCTCGAAGTCCACGAGCGAGTACGTCGTCATCTCCTTCATCTTGTTGACGTACGTCTCCTGGTGATACTGGTCGGCATCGATGGACTCGGTGAGGAACTGATAGACGCGATACCCCGTCGTACTCCGGGCGGTCTCGTCTTCGGTCTCGGTCGCTACCGCTGCGGTCGCGTACAGACAGAGCTTCTTCTGCGTGCTGATGCCGCGGACGACCTCTAATACGCGGTTCTTCTCGACCTTGTCCTGAGCGGCTCGAACGTGTCGTTCGCGGACGTTGGAATCGCCCTCCCGCTCCGCGAGTTCGCCGGCGACTCGAATCAGATCGATGGCTTTCCGCGCGTCGCCGTGAGTCTGTGCGGCGAAGGCCGCCGCCAGCGAGATGACGCCGTCGTCGAGGACGTCCTCGTGGAAGGCGTCCTGTCGCCGTCGGAGGATCGACTGCAGTTGGTTCGCGTCGTAATCGTCGAAGTGGACGTCCTCGGGCGTGAACGAACTCAGCGCGCGGCTGCCGACCAGTTCCATCATCTTCGTGTCGTTGGAGATGGCGACGACGGAGATGTGAGCGGTCATCTCGTCGTTGGCACCCGCACGCGAGAGCTGATAGAGGAGCCGTGAGAACGCGGGGTCCTGTTTGTCACGGCGGCCGACGAGCATGTCGAGTTCGTCGAGAACGAACACCACGGAGTCGAAGTTCTCGTTGACGATGCGATACAGCTCGTCCCACTTCTCCTTCGTGGCGACGCCGTGTTTCGGCACTTCGATGTCGACGTCCGCCTCGTCGGCGGCGCGGCGACCGAGTTCGTAGACGGCGATGCCGAGCGTATCGAGGTCCTGGCAGTTGACTTCGACCGTCCCGAATCGTATATCCCTCGACGAACAGATCTGGCTGATGTTCTTACAGACGGCCTTGGTGATGAGGGACTTCCCCGTCCCCGAGGGACCGTATAAAAAGAGATTCGGTGGTCGGTTGTCACCGAGTGCGACCCGAAGCATCTTCGTTACTTCTTGGAGCTGTCGGTCGCGGCCGACGATGCGGTCCTCCTCGACGACGTGATTGGGATCGAGCAGCGAGCGGTCGCGGATCAGCCCCTCCTGCTCCTCGAACTCGAGAAGCATGTCCTCGATAGACTGCGAGCCGTCACTGTCGCGAGCCGACGATTCCTCCGCGTCGAGAGAGACGGACTCGCTATTTTCGGTGGAGAGTGACACACCGGTATCGGGATCTGACGACTCGCTCTCTTCGGGAGACGACGGATCTTCTTCCACGGGTGACGACGCTCTCTCTTCAGGTGGTGACGACTGTTCCTCGTTGGACTCGGTCGCAGGTGCCAGTTCTGTGTTCGTTCGGGTTGTATTCGGATCAGAAACCGGGTCGAGTTCGTCTGTGGACTCGCCCTCGTCGGTCGTGGTCCGCTCGTCCGCGCTCGCCAGGAGATCAGACTGTGTCGTCTCTTCGGAATCGTCCGGCTCCGACGACTCGGTGGTGTCGTCAGCCTCGGAGTCGTCAGCGTTCATGACCGAACCGAGACGCCCGGGAGGGAAAAGCGTTACCCACCTCTATCGATGTGTGATTCCGTTATTGAGTTCGTCAGTAGCGCGTTACTGCGAGTTCGCGCTTTCGAGATGTGAGAGAGGACAAAAGTAGCGACGATGTGTTCGAGAGGAGGGGGGAACACAGACACCCCTCTATCGATGTGTTCGAGGGAAAGGAAGGGGTGGGGGTTTCAGTCGGACTCGTCGAGGGAGGTGCCAAAGTAAATTCGGTGAAGCAAGTCGCGTCCTCGTCTATAACGCTAGAAGCGGAAATATAGGATACAGAACCGTTCACACTTCGATATTCGTTCTTCTTCTTCTAGCTTACTAGCAACAACACACACACCCCTCTATCGATGTGTTCGATGTGTTCCGAAGGGAGAGATCTTCACTTTGGAAGGAGCGTGAAACAGGCGGGTCGTACATTTCCCGTTTAATTTTCGAGACTACTGTAGAACCACGCTTAGAACTGCTTCGTCGTTCCTATACTCTCCCAGGTTGTCCCTTGCCTTCTGGCACACTCTACGAGCTGCGTTACGTCGTTCGCTGCCGGCTCTCTGTTCGATGTCACCCTTCGTAGTCGGCCAAAACACATCGATAGAGGGGTGTCTGTGTCCACAACTGTTCGAACACAGCCTTCGATTATTCTGTGCTTCCACGAGTTCCCAGCTGGTACCACACTCCCTAACAGCCAGAACACATCGATAGAGGGGTGTCTGTGTCTCCCCTCGAACGCGGTCACCGATCAAATCAGTTATTTACTGCTTTCGAAAGCGGTGTTCCTACAAACCACTCTTCGACTCGTTTTACCCCTTTCATCTGCTAACAATTATCAGTCATCCGGATATCTGTATAGGTTCAAAAAATTACTGTTCATATCTATTTTACCACCTGAAAAAGACAAAGAACCTCCTTATTTTTCAGAATAGTCCTATAATATCCGTTTTTCTTCCTATATAGGCAAAGACTATATACAAAATGTCCGTATATAAATTCTTCTCTTCCCTAAAAACACGCACTTATGGGCTTATGATTACACCTCTTCCTATCCTCTGTGGCTACATCGGCAGTTCTAGGACACTGTTCCGACCGATAGTTTCCTCTCCGACGATAGCGGTCGGACGAGAGACCGGCTACACTGCGATTGCCCGAAATCCCGACGTACCACAGGTTTAAGAACGCTGGCGGGTACATTGCTGGTATTACGCGCTATTATGGGACCCGGGGAAGGGACTGACGGTACCGTCGCGGACACGCTAGCGGTCTTCGAGCGACTGGAACAGCCATCGACGCCGCTGACGACGGCCGAGGTCGCCGATGCGCTCGATTGTCACCGTCAACGTGCCCGCCGCTCGCTCGCTCGACTCGCAGATCGAGGCGTGCTCGAAACGAAAGAGACGGGTTCCGAGAGCCGTATCTGGTGGCGTCCAGTAGAAGCCGACGCGACCACTAATATCGATTCGCCCTGGGACGAGGACGACCAATTCGCCGAGTTCGTCCGCTCGGTGGAAGATTACGCGATTTTCGTCCTCGATCCGAACGGGTACGTCGCCAGTTGGAACGACGGGGCCAAGCGGATCAAGGGGTACGACGCGGACGAAATCGTCGGCAAGCACTTCTCGACGTTCTACACCGACGAGGACACCGAACGCGGGGTCCCGGCTCGGAACTTGGCGGCCGCCGAGAGGAGCGGCCGTATCGAATCCGAGGGGTGGCGCGTTCGAAACGACGGCTCGGAGTTCTGGGCGAACGTCACCATCACCGCGATCTGGGACGACGACGGCTCGCTGAAGGGATTCACGAAAGTCACCCGAGACCTGACCGAGCGAAAGCAACGCGAGGAGGCACTCCGCCGAGAGAACGAGCTGACCGAACATCTCCTGAAGACGGCACCGGTCGCCATCACCGTACAGGACGGCGATGGCGAGATGGTCATGGCCAATCAGCGCGCACAAGACGTCCTTGATCTCTCCGAACAGGAGCTCGTCAGTGACCCCGGGGTTCGCGACGAGTGGGAATTTTACGACAGCGACGGCAACTCCCTCGCTCCCAGCGAAACGCCGATGGCCCGCGTCTACGAGACCGGTGAGCCGCTGTTCAACGAGGAGATCGCCATCGACCGCCCCGACCGCGACCGCCTCTGGGTCTCGGTCAACACTGTCCCGCAGTTCGACTCCGAGGGGTCGCTCGAACGGATAATCTCCGCCAGCGAGGACATCACCGAACTCAAACGTCAAGAGGCCCAACTCCGCCGGGAACGGGATTTCGTCGATCAGATTCTCGCTGCCGCCCCGCTGAGTATCCTCGTCGTGAATCG
Coding sequences:
- a CDS encoding AAA family ATPase; translation: MLLEFEEQEGLIRDRSLLDPNHVVEEDRIVGRDRQLQEVTKMLRVALGDNRPPNLFLYGPSGTGKSLITKAVCKNISQICSSRDIRFGTVEVNCQDLDTLGIAVYELGRRAADEADVDIEVPKHGVATKEKWDELYRIVNENFDSVVFVLDELDMLVGRRDKQDPAFSRLLYQLSRAGANDEMTAHISVVAISNDTKMMELVGSRALSSFTPEDVHFDDYDANQLQSILRRRQDAFHEDVLDDGVISLAAAFAAQTHGDARKAIDLIRVAGELAEREGDSNVRERHVRAAQDKVEKNRVLEVVRGISTQKKLCLYATAAVATETEDETARSTTGYRVYQFLTESIDADQYHQETYVNKMKEMTTYSLVDFERRSHGPSSGMFLEFQFGERPRTILETLREDSRLEMVAADEVQSVVRAQIRNEA